In Serratia sp. FDAARGOS_506, a genomic segment contains:
- a CDS encoding ABC transporter substrate-binding protein, translating into MFSFFKKTLPFIVAGGMLAASHGALAKQITIGMSFQEMNNDYFVTMKQALDQAAADIGAKVYVADARHDVAKQIGDVEDMLQKKVDILLINPTDSVGVQSAVISAHKAGAVVVAIDAQAEGPLDSFVGSENYDAGFQAGEYLAKALGGKGKVAILDGIPVVPILERVRGFEAAMKKYPDIKIVTKQNGKQERDTALTVTENMLQSAPDLAGIFSVNDVGALGALAAIESNGAKVKLVSVDGQPEAIKEILKPNSPFIATSAQFPRDQLRIALGIALARYWGATVPKTVPVKVKLIDRSNAAGFSW; encoded by the coding sequence ATGTTTTCATTTTTCAAAAAGACTCTGCCTTTTATCGTCGCCGGTGGAATGTTGGCGGCCAGCCATGGGGCGCTGGCCAAGCAAATCACTATCGGTATGTCGTTCCAGGAAATGAACAACGACTACTTCGTCACCATGAAACAGGCGCTGGATCAGGCGGCGGCGGATATCGGCGCCAAGGTGTACGTGGCCGATGCACGCCATGACGTCGCCAAACAGATCGGCGACGTGGAGGACATGCTGCAGAAGAAGGTGGATATCCTGCTGATCAACCCGACCGATTCGGTGGGGGTGCAGTCGGCGGTGATCTCCGCCCATAAGGCCGGCGCGGTGGTGGTGGCGATCGACGCCCAGGCGGAAGGGCCGCTGGACTCGTTCGTCGGCTCGGAAAACTACGACGCCGGTTTCCAGGCGGGCGAATACCTGGCGAAAGCGCTGGGCGGCAAAGGCAAGGTGGCAATCCTCGACGGCATCCCGGTGGTGCCGATCCTGGAGCGCGTGCGCGGCTTTGAAGCGGCGATGAAGAAATACCCTGACATCAAGATCGTTACCAAGCAAAACGGCAAGCAGGAGCGCGACACCGCGCTGACCGTGACCGAAAACATGCTGCAGTCGGCGCCGGATCTGGCGGGCATCTTCAGCGTCAATGACGTCGGCGCGCTCGGCGCCCTGGCGGCGATCGAAAGCAACGGCGCCAAGGTCAAGCTGGTGAGCGTCGACGGCCAGCCGGAAGCCATCAAAGAGATCCTCAAGCCGAATTCGCCGTTCATCGCCACCTCGGCGCAGTTCCCGCGCGACCAGCTGCGCATCGCACTCGGCATTGCGCTGGCCCGCTACTGGGGCGCCACGGTGCCGAAAACCGTGCCGGTCAAAGTGAAGCTGATCGACCGCAGCAATGCGGCCGGCTTTAGCTGGTAA